The genomic stretch TGCCCGTCCCGGTGCGGACTCACGACTCCACGACGGTCCCGACCGCCGTGTCGTTCAGCCGCCGCGTCGGGAGTTTGGCGGTCACGCCGCCAGTTCGGCGGGCTCCCCGATGATGCCCCGGGCGGCGCGCAGAGCGTAGAACGACCGCGACCGCACGGTCCCCTCCGGGATGCCGATCCGGGCCGCCGCCTCGGCCACCGACACGTCGCCGTAGTAGAGCTCGACCAGCACCGCCCGGTGTTCCGGGGTGAGCTTGCGCAGCACGTCGGCCAGGGCGAACCGGTCGAGCAGGCCGTCGAACTCGTCGTCCGGCGAGTGGGCCCAGGTCACGTCCATCCCGTAGACCTCGGTCGGGCGGGCGGCCCGGGCGCGGGCCACGTCGATCGAGAGGTTCCGCGCCACGATGAACAGCCACCGGCGGATCGTGGCGTCGTCGGCGGGCAGTTCGCTCAGCCGGGACCAGGCCCGCAGCATGGTCTCCTGCAACAGGTCCTCGGCGAGTTGGCCCTGTCCCCGGGTCAGCCGGAGAAGGTAGTAGTACAACGGCTGGGCGTTCGCCGCGAAGACGCGACGCATCCGATCTTCGAGGTCGGCATCAGCCTCGACCCGCTCCTGCACACTCACGTTGGCACCCATCGTTGCAGCCCTCCCCAGGACCGGACCTTTCCCCAGCACCGCTCAAACGGGACGCTAGTGATCCGGGCCGCGGGCGGCGTGAGCCGAAGGACTCAGTGGGGCCCAGGTCTGGTCCCGGCAGCGCAGTCCGGCCGGGTCGGGACGGCGCTGCCCTACCGGGTCGGGGCGGTGCTGCCCGGCCGGGTCGTGGCATCCGCCCGGCTGGCGAGGAAGTCGGCCAGCGACATCTCCGGTTCACCCACCGTCCGCCAGCCGAGCCGGCCCGCCGAGAGCAGCCGTACGACCTCGACCTGCGCGTTGGCCTCGCGGGGCAGCAGCAGGCTCGCTCCGGCCTCCAGCATCGAGCCGGCCGCCGAGTGGATCTGCGGCAGGTCGCCGATCTGCGCCACGGTCGCCCGGACGTCGACGGCACACCGCCACGGCACCCGCAACTGCACCAGCATCCGGCCCTGACGGGCTCGTGGCCGGTTGCGCAGCAGCACCAGGCCCTGGTTCGGGGTCGCCGACCCGGGGTCGCGCACCAGCGCGTAGGCGAGCGCATCGGCGTCGTACGGCCAGCGCGGCAGGTCGGCCGGCAACCCCTCGATGCCGTGTGCCGCACCGGTGCAGCGCAGCGCCAGCGGAGGCGTGGACTCGGCGACCGCCTGGGGGGCGTACTGTCCCGACGCGTCGACACCGTAACCGGCGACGAGCCGGGTACGGCCCAGCAGACCGCCCGGGAGCAGGTACGACTCGTCCCGGTCGACGAGCAGCTCGTGCAGGGCCGGCGGCTCGTGCACGGTGATCGAGGACATGTCCACCGCGCCACCGGCGAGGACGCGTACCCTCAGCAGGTGCTCGTCCGCGCGCAGCGCGGCGGGCACCGGCGGACGGAGCGTGCCGACCAGGAACAGGTTCGAGGTGGGTACGCCGGTGCCGGTGGCGTCGGCCGGCGAACAGCCGGCGACCACGTACAGCTCGACCGGCTCGGCGTTCACCGTGGGCCGCTCGGCGATCCAGTAGCTCGCGTGCGAGACCGGCCGGCGGACGGTACCGAGCCGGGGGGCGGCACTGACCGGAAGTTCGAGCCCACCCGGCGGGGCGGGCCCGACGGGACGCCCGGGCACTGCCCCCGGACCGCGTTCCAGAGCCGGACCAGCAGCGGAAGGTAGCTCCTGGTCGTGGCCGACGCCGGGTCCGGCACTCGGCTGCGGCCCGATGCTCGGCGGCGACCCGGCGACCGCGCGCGGTCCCACCACCGGCCCGACCACCGGTCGCGGCGGGGCGATCTGCCGCTCGACGCGCCTCGGCTCGGTCCGGTGGGGCTGGGCCCAGCCGCCCGTCCGGTTCGGCGGCGGAGGTGCTGGTGGCGGCGGAGGTGGTGCGGCCGACGACAGCTCCGGGAACGAGTCGGCCGCAGCGGGCCCGGCGGGCGACGAGGGTGCCACAGCCGGTACGGGAAGCGGCGGCACGGGCGGCGGAAGGGCGGCGTGCACCGGGACCGGCGACACCGGGCCCGAGGTCACCACCGGCGTACGCCCCGCCGACGGCGGACCCGGGTACGCCCGGGCGTCGGAAGCCGGGGGCGCAGCGGACAGCCCGGGCTCGCCCGCCTGCTGCCGGTCGGCCGACGGCGTCGCCCCGGTCGCGGCGCTCCGCTGCCCGGCATCCGGGTCGGTGTCGGTCGGCTCCGGCATGCGTCCGCGCACCGGACGCCGGGGCCCGAGCTGCTCGGGCACCGGACGCCGCGCCGTCGACGACGTCGCCGGACGACCGGTGCCGGACGGACGATCGGCGGCTGCCGGTCGGCCGCTGCTCTCGGCCGTCACCAGCACACCGTCGTCGCTCTGCCAACGCCGCTGCGAGTCGTCCAGGTCGAGGCGCTGCCAGTCGACCGGACGGCCCCGGTCGTCGACCGCCCGGGCCGTACCGTCGACGGTGTCGAACGCGGCCTCCGGCGGCAGCACCCACACCTCGGCGCGAAGTCCCTCGACCAACCGGCTGCCGTAGCGGCGCACCCCGGCCTCGGCGGAGGCCGGGTAGCTGGCCAGCAGCA from Micromonospora craniellae encodes the following:
- a CDS encoding sigma-70 family RNA polymerase sigma factor, producing MSVQERVEADADLEDRMRRVFAANAQPLYYYLLRLTRGQGQLAEDLLQETMLRAWSRLSELPADDATIRRWLFIVARNLSIDVARARAARPTEVYGMDVTWAHSPDDEFDGLLDRFALADVLRKLTPEHRAVLVELYYGDVSVAEAAARIGIPEGTVRSRSFYALRAARGIIGEPAELAA